In Desertifilum tharense IPPAS B-1220, one genomic interval encodes:
- a CDS encoding L,D-transpeptidase, protein MQKKLASFIGLTFTLGVALSVQPLLANNQTSPPPLTPTNINPSESAQTPQRDRMTPASTRENLPQTQSSVPNPNTSVAIEPQQAALNPQPSTLRLEVSLSRRQVTVYNGTAPVKTYPVAIGRPGHDTPTGRFEVRQMRRNPTWINPATGQKFKAGTPGHQIGTRWIGFWTDGLNWIGFHGTPYPSSIGQAASEGCLRMHQNDLEELFEQVRLGTLVTVVR, encoded by the coding sequence ATGCAAAAGAAATTAGCAAGTTTCATTGGATTAACCTTTACCCTCGGAGTTGCACTCAGCGTTCAACCGCTATTAGCCAATAATCAAACCTCTCCCCCTCCACTCACCCCAACTAATATTAATCCGAGTGAATCTGCTCAAACTCCTCAGCGCGATCGCATGACGCCTGCTTCAACTCGTGAAAATCTCCCCCAGACCCAAAGTTCTGTCCCCAACCCAAACACTTCCGTTGCGATAGAACCCCAACAGGCTGCTTTAAATCCACAGCCATCAACCCTTCGCCTAGAAGTCAGCCTCTCTCGCCGTCAAGTAACGGTTTACAACGGAACCGCGCCGGTTAAAACCTATCCTGTCGCCATCGGTCGTCCAGGTCACGACACCCCAACAGGTCGCTTTGAAGTCAGACAAATGCGTCGCAACCCAACCTGGATTAATCCTGCTACAGGACAAAAATTTAAAGCAGGAACCCCCGGACATCAAATCGGGACGCGCTGGATTGGCTTCTGGACAGATGGATTAAATTGGATTGGTTTTCACGGTACGCCTTACCCCAGTTCCATTGGTCAAGCCGCCTCTGAAGGTTGCTTGCGGATGCATCAAAACGATCTAGAAGAACTTTTTGAGCAAGTGAGACTCGGAACATTGGTAACGGTGGTTCGTTAA
- a CDS encoding AMIN domain-containing protein, with protein MISSSLTWFVSQVGATSIAIATSAALLSTSAWAATLSQWQFNPAENRLEIAVQAGTTPRYFFLEDPLRLVIDLPDTEVGAVPSQQQYSGIVQQIRVAQFQPGLTRIVMELSPGAVLSSQQAQLQLIESQNGIARWAIRPLVVGASPANPTSVSNTLPPATFWSANAPQVSVPPIARRANPLPSQEDAETPGASAADLTVQPRQAVLAPSPRPTRPPQTEQRPRPPFPTPTQVEPPAQSPPPPVPVQVEAPPQNAPIDIPITANYSPPPVAEVPVIEFGQPLPRKDLVARNRLESSAGVGGSTVALVAPDARLILPSGTLLTLMYPGRVALSLRPGAVRQEVLLLQEEIRDTNGQILIPMGSMVIGRFEMDGQGVRFITQAIGLGDRNLPLAAQSVPLHQGLAQIAIQPNQTLQVRLSQDLPRP; from the coding sequence ATGATCTCTAGCTCCCTCACCTGGTTTGTCTCCCAAGTCGGTGCAACTAGCATCGCGATCGCCACCTCAGCAGCCCTCCTTTCAACCTCCGCTTGGGCAGCAACCCTCAGTCAATGGCAATTCAACCCAGCAGAAAATCGCTTAGAAATCGCAGTACAAGCAGGCACCACCCCCCGCTATTTCTTCCTTGAAGATCCCCTACGCCTCGTCATCGATCTTCCAGATACCGAGGTGGGAGCAGTTCCCAGCCAACAACAATATTCAGGAATCGTGCAGCAAATTCGCGTTGCCCAGTTTCAACCCGGACTGACGCGCATCGTTATGGAACTCTCACCCGGCGCGGTTCTCTCTTCTCAACAAGCTCAATTACAACTGATCGAATCCCAGAACGGCATTGCCCGTTGGGCGATTCGTCCGCTCGTCGTTGGGGCATCGCCAGCGAACCCAACCAGCGTTTCCAATACCCTCCCCCCGGCCACCTTTTGGAGCGCCAATGCCCCCCAAGTCAGCGTTCCCCCCATAGCCCGCCGCGCTAACCCACTCCCTTCTCAGGAGGATGCTGAAACCCCAGGCGCAAGTGCGGCAGATTTAACCGTACAACCCCGACAGGCAGTCCTCGCCCCCTCCCCGCGCCCAACTCGTCCGCCTCAAACCGAGCAGCGTCCTCGCCCGCCCTTTCCAACGCCGACGCAGGTAGAACCCCCTGCCCAAAGCCCGCCGCCGCCCGTGCCAGTCCAGGTGGAAGCCCCACCCCAGAACGCCCCAATTGATATCCCCATTACTGCCAATTACAGCCCCCCTCCTGTAGCGGAAGTCCCCGTTATTGAGTTTGGACAACCCTTGCCCCGAAAAGATTTAGTCGCCAGAAACCGTTTAGAGAGTTCTGCGGGGGTTGGCGGTTCAACGGTGGCTTTGGTTGCGCCCGATGCCCGGTTAATTTTGCCGTCTGGAACGCTGCTCACCTTAATGTATCCGGGACGCGTTGCCTTGAGTTTAAGACCGGGTGCCGTCCGTCAGGAAGTTTTGCTGTTACAAGAAGAGATTCGCGATACCAACGGTCAAATTTTGATTCCGATGGGTTCAATGGTGATTGGACGATTTGAAATGGACGGTCAAGGGGTGCGGTTTATTACGCAAGCGATTGGTCTTGGCGATCGCAATCTCCCCCTAGCTGCTCAATCTGTCCCCCTTCATCAAGGCTTGGCTCAGATCGCGATCCAACCCAATCAAACCTTGCAAGTTCGCCTCAGCCAAGACTTGCCCCGCCCGTGA
- a CDS encoding DUF1802 family protein yields the protein MDKSLRHALKEWAIATEALAQGQTLMLLRKGGIREQEGRFRVAQTQVLLYPTLEHQKPELLKPEYASAVAPIPSGWHPEAISIQAWAEITDIFAATVPETVSALYPYHIWNERFISDRLNWKARSPLYILLLRVYNLAQAQTLPYRAEYGGCRSWIDIEPAISIAQSQPALSDAEYAQQTHAIRQILQTQPSQDAQPADNL from the coding sequence ATGGACAAGAGCCTGCGCCACGCACTCAAGGAATGGGCGATCGCAACGGAAGCCTTAGCGCAAGGTCAAACCCTGATGCTCCTCCGTAAAGGAGGCATTCGCGAACAAGAGGGGCGCTTTCGAGTGGCCCAAACTCAAGTGTTACTCTACCCCACCTTGGAGCATCAAAAACCCGAATTGCTCAAACCCGAATATGCTTCAGCCGTCGCCCCCATCCCCTCCGGTTGGCATCCCGAAGCAATCTCCATTCAAGCCTGGGCAGAAATTACCGATATTTTCGCCGCCACCGTTCCCGAAACCGTCAGCGCCTTGTATCCCTACCACATTTGGAACGAGCGATTTATCAGCGATCGCCTCAACTGGAAAGCGCGATCGCCCTTGTACATTTTGCTCTTGCGGGTCTATAACTTAGCACAGGCACAAACGCTCCCTTACCGGGCAGAATATGGCGGATGTCGCTCGTGGATCGACATCGAACCCGCGATTTCTATTGCCCAATCCCAGCCCGCCCTCAGCGATGCTGAATACGCACAACAAACCCACGCCATTCGGCAAATCTTGCAAACGCAGCCTTCCCAGGACGCTCAACCCGCAGATAACCTATGA
- a CDS encoding sensor histidine kinase — protein sequence MFASKKNMPAEEQNWAGCLQEVRQSLVDRTLQLTHANQELANQIAERQRVEAALRQAEEKYRSIFENAIEGIFQTTPQGTFLSANPALARIYGYASPEALRAQVNDIAKQIYVDPRRREAFVELVRRQGSVKGFEAQVYRTDGSIIWISENARAVCNDRGELLYYEGMVEDITSRKQTEAALLRSQAQLQEQATQLEETLRQLQRTQGQLVQTEKMSSLGQLVAGVAHEINNPVSFVCGNLAHATQYAQDLLDLICLYRQQYSAPNSVIQQAEADIDLDFLIEDLPKTLESMQIGADRIRQIVLSLRNFSRLDEAQKKPVNIHEGIDSTLMILQNRLKARSTYPEIEVDKHYADLPLVECYAGQLNQVFMNLLSNSIDALEETLELHPEKLPYPKIGIATEAIDSSWVRIKIFDNGPGIPPEIVNRLFDPFFTTKPIGKGTGLGLSISYQIIVEKHGGRLNCVSEAHQGAMFVIEIPVQTTERPQE from the coding sequence ATGTTTGCTAGCAAAAAGAATATGCCAGCAGAAGAGCAAAACTGGGCAGGCTGTCTTCAAGAGGTTCGACAAAGCTTGGTCGATCGCACCCTGCAACTAACGCACGCCAATCAAGAGCTTGCGAACCAAATTGCCGAACGCCAGCGGGTAGAAGCAGCCCTGCGGCAAGCAGAGGAGAAATATCGCAGTATCTTTGAAAACGCGATTGAGGGAATTTTTCAAACAACGCCTCAAGGGACATTCCTCAGCGCCAACCCGGCTCTGGCTCGGATTTACGGCTATGCTTCCCCAGAAGCATTAAGAGCGCAAGTGAACGATATTGCCAAACAAATTTATGTCGATCCCCGTCGGCGAGAGGCGTTTGTGGAACTGGTGCGCCGACAGGGTTCGGTGAAAGGCTTTGAAGCGCAAGTCTATCGCACCGATGGCAGCATTATCTGGATTTCGGAAAATGCGCGGGCCGTGTGCAACGACCGGGGCGAGTTGCTCTACTATGAAGGCATGGTGGAAGATATCACCAGCCGCAAGCAGACGGAAGCGGCGCTGTTGCGATCGCAAGCGCAACTGCAAGAACAAGCCACCCAGCTTGAAGAAACGTTACGCCAACTTCAACGCACCCAAGGTCAACTGGTACAAACCGAAAAAATGTCTTCTTTGGGTCAGTTGGTGGCAGGGGTAGCTCATGAAATTAATAATCCTGTCAGTTTTGTTTGCGGCAACCTGGCACACGCGACCCAATACGCTCAAGATTTACTGGACTTGATCTGTCTGTATCGCCAGCAGTATTCCGCGCCTAATTCAGTCATTCAACAAGCAGAAGCCGACATTGATCTTGATTTTCTGATTGAAGATTTACCGAAAACCTTAGAATCGATGCAAATTGGGGCCGATCGCATTCGCCAGATTGTTCTGAGTTTGCGAAATTTCTCTCGCCTGGATGAGGCTCAGAAGAAGCCCGTTAATATTCATGAGGGGATCGATAGCACCCTGATGATTCTCCAAAATCGCCTCAAAGCCCGCTCGACCTATCCGGAAATTGAGGTGGATAAGCATTATGCGGATTTGCCCCTAGTGGAATGTTATGCCGGACAGCTCAATCAGGTGTTTATGAATCTTTTGAGCAATTCAATTGACGCCCTAGAGGAGACGTTGGAGTTACATCCCGAAAAGCTGCCTTATCCGAAGATTGGGATTGCAACTGAGGCGATCGATTCAAGTTGGGTGCGAATTAAAATTTTTGATAATGGGCCGGGTATTCCCCCCGAAATTGTCAATCGCTTATTCGATCCGTTCTTTACGACGAAGCCTATTGGCAAGGGAACGGGGTTAGGGCTTTCCATTAGCTATCAAATTATTGTGGAAAAACACGGCGGGCGTCTCAATTGCGTTTCGGAAGCTCATCAAGGGGCGATGTTTGTGATTGAAATTCCCGTTCAGACTACGGAACGCCCGCAGGAATAA